CTGGTTGTAGTTAGCAGGGTACTGCTGGGGATATGGAGCGGGCTGAGCGTATGGCTGAGCGTATGGTTGTGCGTATGGCTGGGCGTATGGCTGAGCGTATGGCTGTGGATATTGCGGATACGGTTGAGAGGCGCCAACGTTTGCGGTCTGGGGCTTTGCAGTGGAGGGCAGGTTAATTCTGGATCCACTGCTTGCGCTGCTTGCGGCCTGTGCGGCCGGCTTATCAACAACTTCTGAGTATGGAGGAGGGGCCTCTTCGTGGGGCCCACCGAAACTAGTGCCCTTGGGGGCGTCCCATTGCGATTTGCCCGTTGATTCGTCGACATAGAACCATTCTGGTGTTAGAGTGCCTG
This portion of the Ogataea parapolymorpha DL-1 chromosome IV, whole genome shotgun sequence genome encodes:
- a CDS encoding putative membrane protein, which codes for MGNKNNKPVVPKGWVAVWDDTYNEWFYVDESTGKSQWDAPKGTSFGGPHEEAPPPYSEVVDKPAAQAASSASSGSRINLPSTAKPQTANVGASQPYPQYPQPYAQPYAQPYAQPYAQPYAQPAPYPQQYPANYNQPSRSRFGGMGMGMLGGLGAGALGGLLLGEMMTPDTVIYENNDFGGGDFGGGDFGGDF